ACGACGTCTACACCCCGCTCACCGCCGTCATCGGCCACCTCGACCTCATCGCGCACGAGCCGATCAGCGACACCGCGCGGCAGTCCGTGAAGGTGTGCCAGCACGAGATCGAACGCATCGCCACGATGAGCCGCGACATGCTCGCGCTCACCGCGCTGCGCGGCGGCACCGCAACCCGCAGCCGCGCCTACGCCGAGGCGCTCGCCGAGGAAGCCGTCGCCGGCGTGCTGCCGCTCGCGGACGAGCTCGGCGCGACCGTGACGTGCGAGGCGCCAGCCGAGGCGGCGATCGTCGAGGTCGCCGAAGGCGACGTCATCCGCGCGCTACGCAACCTGCTGCTCAACGCCCTCCGGCACGGCCTCGGCGACGCACGACGCGTCACATTGCGCGTGACCGCGACCAACGACGCCGTCACGTTCGCCGTCGCCGACTCAGGGCCGGGCATCCGGCCGGACCAGCTCGACGCACTGTGCCAGCCGATGGTCCGCGGCGACGGTGTGACCGGACCCGGCAGCGGACTCGGGCTCGCCATCGTCGCCGAGGTGCTTCGCGCCCACGGCAGCCGCCTGGACGTCGCGTCGGACGCGGACGGCGCGACGTTCGCATTCACGCTGCCGCGGGTGAACCGATGACGCCGTTGCCACGTCCTGTGCGACCGCCTGCGCGGATGCTGGCGGTTGCCGCGAGCGTGGTGACGCTGTCCGGTGCCAGCGTGGTAGGAGTGCCGGACGCGTTGCGCTCGGACGGCCTGACCGCGCGCACGATCGCCAGGCTGCTGGTGGCAGCCGCTCCCGACGACGCGAGCGACGTACGGGTCAACAACGTGTATGGCTCCGCGCACGAAGGGACGTGGCAGTTCATCGCGCACCTGACGTGGCGCGGCACCGACGGCACGGTCCACGGTGGGACAACCGAGCTGCCGCAGAACGGCGGGCAGCCACCCATCCCGTCGGAGCTGAGCCAGGACCGGCTCGAACAGGAGCACCGCATCGGGTGGACCGTCTCGCGCGTACGGAACGCGCTCCGCGGCGTCGACATCGGCGATGCGCGCCTGGCGATGCTCGAGCTCGCGATCGTGCCGGACAACGCCGCGACGGTCGTGGTGTGCGCTGCCGACCACGTGGGTGTTGCGGCGACGTGCACCGAGCGCGACCACAGTGGGCACGTCACGCGACGGTTCGTGGAACACCTCGTCGACGTGCCTGGCTGGGACGCGATCAGCGTCCAGCGCGAGTCCGCACGAATCAGCACGCGGTTCTGAGCCCACGGTGCGGAGCGAGCGGCGGTCGCGACGGCGAGCGGGATGGCTCGCGATCCTCGCGCTCCTGCTTCTCGCGGGCGTCGTCCGGACGTCCGTCGGCACGACTCAGCCGCGACCCGCGGAACCCGCGGAACCGGCACAGACGTTCCCCGAGACGGACGCGCCGTTCCCGTCGGACACCGCCTCCGATGTCGTGTCGTACGCCGATCACGTCGCGCTTGTCACGGCGGTCGCCGAGGCGGAGGAGCCGCAGACCGCGGTGGCGACGCCGACCGGGTCGAGCCTGCCGGCCATCCCGCGACGGGTCACGTTCCGGATCGATCGACTGCTGTGGAGTCGGCCGGATGGTCCAGGCGCACCGGCGACGGTCACTGCCAGGTGGTGCGGCTGGGTCATCACAGCAGGGAAGCGAACGCCGTGCGCTACGACGGGAACGCCGTGGGTGTTCGTCGGCGGGCAGTACGTCATGCCGATCGCGCTGGACCGGGGAGCGTTCGCACCGATCCAGCCGTTCGCGGTGTTCCGTTTCAACGACGGCGCGGTGACACTTGAGGAGCAGGACACTCCGCTGGCGCGGCAGCTCGCGAACGCATGGCTCGACCGTGTAGCAGGGGTGTTCGCGAACGCCGTCCCCGACCCAGTCTCGGTCCGGTACGGACATCTGAGCCCTCGTGCACGGCTCGCTGCGGTGATGGCGTCGCGGTCGCTTGCGTCGAGAATTCGGGACTGAGGAGGCACCCAGCCGTGCTCAGGCTTGGTCGACCAGGACGAGCCGCCTTACCGCGCGCGGTAGGCGTCCGCGCGGTGGCTGATCGTTCGGATGACGACGCGGTGCTCGGGTAGGTCGATCGAGTAGATGACGCGGAAGTCGCCGCGACGTGCGGCGTGGAAGCCAGCGAGATCGAGGTGCAGCGCACGACCGACGCGCTGGGGGTTGTCGCGCAGCGCGCCATAGACGAACTCGACCACCGCGG
This DNA window, taken from Mycobacteriales bacterium, encodes the following:
- a CDS encoding ATP-binding protein, whose product is MTWRWLAATLWIASLGALAGWWLLTRRRVDTWRLLPVPAALLDARGAVRARTGPPGGPDLGAATGVPAPGQVVRGATADGTPLAVSGFRGGALAVALPRDPVTDRRDAMLAELAPRLAHDVYTPLTAVIGHLDLIAHEPISDTARQSVKVCQHEIERIATMSRDMLALTALRGGTATRSRAYAEALAEEAVAGVLPLADELGATVTCEAPAEAAIVEVAEGDVIRALRNLLLNALRHGLGDARRVTLRVTATNDAVTFAVADSGPGIRPDQLDALCQPMVRGDGVTGPGSGLGLAIVAEVLRAHGSRLDVASDADGATFAFTLPRVNR
- a CDS encoding type II toxin-antitoxin system RelE/ParE family toxin — translated: MADPYRVEWTPTAKRDVSRLPEKVATAVVEFVYGALRDNPQRVGRALHLDLAGFHAARRGDFRVIYSIDLPEHRVVIRTISHRADAYRAR